From a single Xiphophorus maculatus strain JP 163 A chromosome 5, X_maculatus-5.0-male, whole genome shotgun sequence genomic region:
- the LOC102217097 gene encoding ras/Rap GTPase-activating protein SynGAP-like isoform X2, producing MMGIRRWIVCGGSLECSPDPVGLPGGSRPKNQDGGVRGLIKRRLDKAKRNSATQLNPGLNKLSRQYGSRESVSVPVGSLDLSADTSTVIRPVHSSILGEKYCFEVINSENTHCFGCSSAAERDRWIEDLRRAAQPNKDNIERTENSLSLWVNEAKDLPPKRRYYCEVHLDGTLFARTSSRAVGKPTNRSSMAGDSASGSTGGLGGSGGAAGGCQLFWGEFFELDNLPSISQISLHLFREEDTKKKRHSRDETSLHPLGSVNIPLADIRGRTYQEKWYPITPFKALATAGNKEVLSSQASLRIKARFQNLKVLPMEKYKEFAEYVTVRYVEMCGNLEPLLNVKEKEELAGALVHVLQSIGKAKEFLIDLGDAEVNRLGEKEALIFRENTLATKAIDEYMKLVGQKYLIDTLGDFINRLYASVENCEVDPLKCPAAELSSNQQHLRETCEDVVQKIIEIHGSFPEELNKIFSNWMELCEDKGKAEIGQRLISASLFLRFLCPAILSPSLFGLTQAYPEPNTLRTLTLTAKVIQNLANSTLFGEKEEYMLFMNEFLDQHWDGMKCFLQTVSNQDTEIPMTSFDGYVDLPLRLAVLHGLLVDIIYKKNQDTIDKLHPLPSILNQISDSLGPEAPRITVNSHTKPSKPEYVPPRELRKYSPLQSSLQRLPVDSKGPQDSESRPRKNTRERKPVTRTQSAPHRRPGHGKQALKRQTSSEALPTSDHEEQGAEVNEPVITRPDTSESIRRAPAPVPWIIVNPNRESGEMKAENEQFSLLDRHAQELSELRLGIEQVTERELDMAKRLEDFIIQSQDQNAMLQAEVYELKNLLAAREEQLASATFRLGVIEEEREEDERRLGVALAAAERMNVLEEQFAGLTKDLQQLNEAYSSSQNKTQHPEKPHINST from the exons AATGCAGCCCTGACCCTGTGGGCCTCCCAGGCGGCTCTCGGCCGAAGAACCAGGATGGTGGTGTACGG GGACTGATCAAACGGCGCCTGGATAAGGCCAAAAGGAACAGTGCCACCCAACTGAACCCGGGACTAAACAAACTAAGCAG GCAGTATGGTTCCCGTGAGTCTGTATCGGTTCCAGTAGGGAGTCTGGATCTGAGTGCCGACACCAGCACTGTCATCAGACCGGTCCACAGCTCAATCTTAGGGGAAAAGTACTGCTTTGAG gtgATAAATTCTGAAAACACCCACTGCTTTGGCTGCTCCTCGGCTGCTGAACGGGATCGCTGGATTGAAGACTTGAGACGTGCTGCTCAGCCCAACAAG GATAACATTGAGCGCACTGAGAACTCCTTGAGTCTGTGGGTCAATGAAGCAAAGGATCTTCCCCCCAAACGGCGCTACTACTGCGAGGTTCACCTTGATGGAACCTTGTTTGCCCGCACAAGCAGTCGAGCTGTCGGCAAGCCAACTAATCGCTCCAGCATGGCTGGGGACAGTGCCTCCGGGTCTACGGGAGGCCTGGGGGGAAGCGGGGGCGCAGCTGGCGGCTGCCAACTATTTTGGGGGGAATTTTTCGAGCTCGACAATCTTCCCTCCATCTCCCAAATCAGCCTGCATCTCTTCCGTGAGGAAGACACCAAAAAGAAGCGCCACTCCCGGGATGAGACCAGCTTGCATCCTCTGGGCAGCGTGAACATACCGTTGGCAGATATTCGAGGTCGGACCTATCAAGAGAAGTGGTATCCCATCACGCCTTTCAAGGCGTTGGCCACAGCTGGGAACAAGGAAGTGCTGAGTTCACAGGCTTCCCTCCGCATCAAGGCTCGGTTCCAGAACCTGAAAGTGCTGCCGATGGAGAAATACAAAGAGTTTGCGGAGTATGTGACAGTGAGATATGTAGAAATGTGCGGAAACCTGGAGCCACTTCTCAACGTGAAGGAGAAAGAGGAGCTGGCAGGAGCTCTGGTTCACGTACTCCAGAGTATTGGCAAGGCCAAG GAATTCCTCATTGATTTGGGCGATGCAGAGGTTAACCGACTCGGAGAGAAGGAAGCGTTGATCTTCAGAGAAAACACACTGGCTACTAAAGCCATAGATGAATATATGAAGCTGGTTGGCCAGAAATACCTAATTGACACACTAG GGGACTTCATCAACCGACTATACGCCTCAGTGGAGAACTGTGAAGTTGACCCTCTCAAATGCCCCGCTGCTGAACTGTCGAGCAACCAGCAGCACTTGAGGGAAACCTGTGAAGATGTGGTGCAGAAGATAATTGAGATACACGG ATCTTTTCCCGAGGAATTAAACAAGATCTTCTCCAACTGGATGGAGCTGTGTGAAGACAAGGGGAAAGCAGAAATTGGGCAGCGACTCATCTCTGCCTCGCTCTTCCTCCGCTTCTTATGTCCTGCTATCCTGAGTCCTTCTCTTTTCGGACTGACTCAGGCATATCCGGAGCCGAACACCCTGCGGACCCTCACCCTTACTGCCAAAGTCATCCAGAATCTGGCCAACTCCACCTT GTTTGGAGAGAAGGAGGAGTACATGCTGTTCATGAATGAATTCCTGGATCAGCACTGGGATGGGATGAAGTGTTTCCTGCAAACAGTGTCCAATCAAGACACTGAAATCCCGATGACATCCTTTGATGGCTATGTAGACTTGCCCCTGCGTCTGGCTGTGCTGCACGGCCTCCTTGTGGACATTATCTATAAGAAGAATCAG gACACAATTGACAAGCTGCATCCTCTGCCTTCAATCCTGAACCAGATAAGTGATTCACTTGGTCCTGAAGCGCCTCGGATCACTGTGAACAG TCATACAAAACCATCCAAACCGGAGTATGTTCCTCCACGAGAGTTGAGAAAGTACAGTCCTCTGCAGTCTTCCCTCCAGAGACTGCCTGTGGACTCCAAAGGCCCACAAGACAG TGAAAGCAGACCACGTAAGAACACGAGAGAGAGGAAACCAGTCACCAGAACCCAGAGTGCTCCACACAGACGTCCTGGTCACGGCAAACAAGCCCTGAAGAGGCAGACCAGTTCCGAAGCTCTGCCGACATCGGACCACGAAGAGCAAGGGGCCGAGGTCAACGAGCCAGTTATCACACGACCAGATACT AGTGAAAGCATCAGGCGTGCTCCAGCACCAGTTCCATGGATCATCGTCAACCCCAACAGGGAGTCGGGTGAGATGAAAGCCGAGAACGAGCAGTTCAGCTTATTGGACCGG CACGCCCAGGAGCTGTCAGAGCTCCGTCTGGGGATAGAGCAGGTGACAGAGCGGGAGCTGGACATGGCCAAACGTCTGGAGGACTTCATCATCCAAAGCCAGGACCAGAATGCAATGCTGCAAGCTGAGGTGTATGAGCTGAAGAACCTGCTGGCGGCGCGAGAGGAGCAGCTCGCCAGTGCCACCTTCAG GTTGGGCGTGATTGAAGAGGAAAGGGAAGAAGATGAGAGAAGGCTAGGTGTTGCACTTGCCGCAGCCGAGAGAATGAATGTGCTG